In Streptomyces nojiriensis, the sequence CCGGCCAGGTCGATGCCGAGGGTCTGGCTGAGACCCAACGAGCAGCCGAGGACCAGCAAGGTGAGCGGGGTGTTGCGCACCAGGTTGACGTACGCGGTGCCGAAGCCCCGTAGCAGCGGGACCGGGCTGACCCGCATCCCCGCCAGGACGGTGCCCCAGATCAGGGACCCGACCGCCGAGTAGAGGGTGAGCTGAACCGTCACCCAGAAGGCTCCGAGCACGTCGTACTGCCCGGAATCAAGAAAATCGAACACGATGCCCTGCGCTCTCCCCAGGATGGCCGGTGAGGTGCGCCGCCGCCCGCGGCAGGCGGGCGGCGACGCTCCTCACCGATGAATCAGCTGCCTTCGGTGATCTGCGGGGCAGGCTCGCTCTTGAAGTTGGCCGGGCCGAGGTTCGCGTCCACGGCCTTCTGCCAGCTGCCGTCCTCGACCATCTTCTTGAGCGCGGCGTTGATCTTGGTCTGGAGCTCCTTGTCGCCCTTCTTCAGACCGATGCCGTAGTTCTCGTTGCTCAGGCTCAGCCCGGCCAGCTTGAACTTGCCCTTGTTCTTCTCCTGGGCCGCGTAGCCCGCCAGGATCGAGTTGTCCGTGGTGAGGGCGTCGACCTTCTTGTTCTCCAGGCCGGTCAGGCACTCGGAGTAGCCACCCAGCTCCAGCAGGTCGGCCTCGGGGGCCAGCTTGGTCTTGACGTTCTGCGCCGACGTGGAGCCGGTGACCGAGCAGAGCTTCTTCTTGTTGAGGTCCTCGGCCTTGGTGATGCTCGTGTCGTCGGCGCGGACCAGCAGGTCCTGGTGCGCGAGGAAGTACGGGCCGGCGAAGTCGACCTTCTCCTTGCGCTTGTCGTTGATCGAGTAGGTCGCGACGACGAACTTCACGTCGCCGTTCGCGATCAGGTTCTCGCGCTCGGCGCTGACGGCCTGCTTGAACTCGATCTGGTTCGGCTCGTAGCCGAGCTCCTTGGCGACGTAGGTCGCGACGTCGACGTCGAAGCCGGTGAACTTGCCGTCCGGGGTCTTCAGACCCAGACCGGGCTGGTCGTACTTGATGCCGACGACGAGCTTGTCCTTGGCACCACCGGAGGCACCGCCGTCACTGGCGGCGTCCTGCTTGCTGCCGCCACACGCGGTCGCGGTCAGGGCAAGGGCGACGGCGACGGCCGCGGCCGCAGCGGCCTTGGAGATCTTCATGGTGAACTTCCCTCGGATGAGACGTTGTTGAACGACGAGCGAGGCTTACGGCGCCCGCGCGGCCGACAGGAACGATCCGGCGGCGATCCGTATACGGATGACTACCAGACGCAAACCTCAGTGGTGCAGGATCTTCGACAGGAAGTCCTTGGCGCGGTCACTGCGCGGGTTGCTGAAGAACTGCTCGGGGGTGGCCTCTTCGACGATCTTGCCGTCGGCCATGAAGACGACCCGGTTGGCAGCAGAGCGGGCGAAGCCCATCTCGTGCGTGACGACCACCATGGTCATCCCCTCGCGGGCGAGCTGCTGCATGACCTCCAGCACCTCGTTGATCATCTCCGGGTCCAGCGCCGAGGTCGGCTCGTCGAAGAGCATCACCTTCGGCTCCATGGCGAGCGCCCGGGCGATCGCCACACGCTGCTGCTGGCCGCCGGAGAGCTGCGCCGGGTACTTGTCGGCCTGAGTGCCGACGCCCACCCGCTCCAGCAGGGACAGCGCCTTCTCCTTGGCCGCCGCCTGGTCGGTCTTGCGGACCTTGAGCTGGCCCAGCATGACGTTCTGCAGCACCGTCTTGTGCGCGAAGAGGTTGAACGACTGGAAGACCATGCCGACGTCGGCGCGCAGCCGGGCCAGTTCCCTGCCCTCGGAGGGCAGTTCCTTGCCGTCGAGCGTGATGGTGCCCGAGTCGATGGTCTCCAGGCGGTTGATGGTCCGGCACAGCGTGGACTTGCCCGATCCCGAGGGACCGATCACCACGACTACCTCACCGCGGGCAATGCTCAGATCGATGTCCTGAAGCACGTGCAGCGCGCCGAAGTGCTTGTTGACGTTGCTCAGTACGACCAGGTCGTCTGCGGCACCGGCCGCGTCCTGCACGTCCTTGGTCACTGATACTCCGCTCATCGGCTTCTTGCTCCGTCCTCCTCGGTTGGGAGGACAGTAGTGACGTGACGCGCACAACGTCATCACATCTGAGGGAGAATTGAGGATAACGATCCGGCCTCTCCCGGATACGCTCCGTGCGCGGTGCCGGTGTGGTCGATCATGTCCGCGTACCGGGTGCATAACGGAAGGCGCGCCGCGGCGGGACCCCCTTGACGTGGGACTCCGCATGGGCGTGGATGCATGGTGGCCCTACGCGCGGCCCCGCGTGTGACCATGCGTGGTGACGGCCGGAGTGAGAAGTGAGAGAAGAGGAGAGGGGGACGGCATGAGACTGCTGCTCGTCGAGGACGACGATCACGTCGCGGCAGCGCTGTCCGCGATCCTCGCCCGCCACGGCTTCCAGGTCACCCACGCCCGCAACGGTGAAGAGGCCCTGCAGGCGCTCCTGCCCGCCGGCGCCCCGACCTGCCCCCAGCCCTACGGCGTGATCCTGCTCGACCTCGGTCTGCCCGACCAGGACGGCTACGAGGTCTGCGGCAAGATCCGCAAGCGCACCGCCACCCCCGTGATCATGGTGACCGCGCGGGCCGACGTACGCTCCCGCATCCACGGCCTGAACATGGGCGCCGACGACTACGTGGTCAAGCCCTACGACACCGGCGAGCTCCTCGCCCGTATCCACGCCGTCGCCCGGCGCACCGGCGCCGCCGAGGAGGCCGCGGCCCCCGGCACCGGTACGCCCGCCACGGTCCGCCTCGGCCCCGTCAGCATCGAGCTGCCCAACCGCCGGGTCAGCGTGGACGGCGCCGACGTACCCCTCACCCGCAAGGAGTTCGACCTGCTGGCGCTGCTCGCGCAGCGGCCCGGCGTCGTCTTCCGCCGCGAGCAGATCATCAGCGAGGTGTGGCGCACCAGCTGGGAGGGGACCGGACGCACCCTGGAGGTCCACGTCGCCTCGCTGCGCTCCAAGCTGCGCATGCCCGCCCTCATCGAGACCGTCCGAGGGGTGGGCTACCGGCTCGTCGCCCCGGCCGCTCCCTAGGGGCCCTCTGTCGTGCGTGCCCGTCTGCTCCCGCTGCTCGTCATCCTGATGGCGGGCACGCTGCTCGCCCTCGGCTTCCCGCTGGCGGTGAGCCTCGCCGCCGGGCAGCAGCAGCGGGTGGTGGTCGACCGGATCGACGACAGCGCCCGCTTCGCCGCCCTCGCGCAGTTCTTCATCGACGCCGAGGGCTCCGGATCGACCGGAGCCGCCGAGCGCCGTGAGACCCTCGGCCTCGAACTCGCCCGCTACCAGACCCTGTACGGAATCCGCGCCGGCATCTTCTACCGCGACGACAACGCCCTGGCCCGGTCCCCGGGCTGGTGGCAGCTCCCGGAATCGCGCGAGGGACGCCGTGCCTTCCAGGAGGCGCTGGCCGGCCGGCGCAGCCACGACCCCCCGCAGGTGTGGCCCTGGCAGACCGACGGCAAACTGCTCGTCGTCTCCCCGGTCGTCCTCGACGGCGACGTGGTCGCGGTCGTCGCCACCGAATCACCGACCGACCAGATGCGCGCCCGCATCCTGAAGGGCTGGCTGCTGATCGCGGGCGGACTCGCCGCCGCCATGCTGGTCGCCTTCGGCGCCGCCCTCAAGCTCACCAGCTGGGTGCTCAAGCCCGTCCAGACCCTGGACGCGGCCGCCCACGGCATCGCCACCGGACGGATGAACTCGCGCGTCGCGGCCGCCGGCGGACCCCCGGAACTCCAACGCCTGGCCCACTCGTTCAACGAGATGGCCGACAACGTCGAAGAGGTCCTGGAACAGCAGCGGGCGTTCGTCGCCGACGCCTCCCACCAGCTGCGCAACCCGCTCGCGGCGCTGCTCCTGCGGATCGAGCTGCTCGCCCTCGAACTCCCCGAGGGGAACGCGGAGATCGCCTCCGTGCGCACCGAGGGCAAGCGCCTGACCCAGGTCCTGGACGACCTGCTGGACCTGGCACTGGCCGAGCACGCCTCCGCCGAGATCAGCCTCACCGACATCGGGGCCCTGGCGGCCGAGCGGGTCGCCGCGTGGCGCCCCTACGCCGAGGAGAAGGGCGTACGGCTCACCGAGACGGGCCGGACCGCCATCACCGGCTGGGCCGACCCCATCGCCCTGTCCAGCGCGCTCGACGCGGTCATCGACAACGCCCTCAAGTTCACCCCCACGGGTGAGGAGGTCGAGGTCTCCGTCTCCACCGAGGGGCGCTCCGTCCTCGTGGCCGTCGCCGACCGCGGCCCCGGCCTCACCGAGGACGAGCTGCTCCGCGTCGGCGACCGGTTCTGGCGCAGCGGCCGCCACCAGAACGTCAAGGGCTCCGGGCTCGGCCTGTCGATCTCCCGTGCCCTGCTGGCCGCGGGCGGCGGGTCCCTCTCCTACGAGACGAACCCGCCGCACGGGCTGCGGGTGACGGTGGCCGTCCCGCGCACCGACCCCCAGGGCGCCTGAGCCCCGGGTCTTGTGGGGTCCGGCTACCAGACGAGGGTGGTGCGGGCCGCCTCCGACACCGCGTACAGCTCGTCGACCGCCCGGACCTCGAAGACCGCCGCCCGCTCCCGCCCGGCGCGCGGGACGGCGGGCAGGTACAGGGCGGTGCCGCAGGTGCCCCCGAGGAAGCGCCGGGTGCCGTCGGGCAGGACCCGCCACACCTCGTGGTGGCGCGGCCGCCCGCCGGGACCGGCCGCCGCCGCCCGCCAGGACAGGCGTACCCAGGCCCGGCCGTCGTGCCGGGCCGAGGCGTCCACCACCGGTGCGGTGGGCGGGGCCGGGCGCCGGGTGCGGGTCTCGTCGCGCACCGACACGGCGCCGATCCGCCACGCCACCGGCTTCTTCCCGAGTGCGGTGATCCGTACCGCCAGGCCGTACGCGGTCCCGCCGGCCAGGGACGCCAGCCCGGCCCGCGTCGTGCGCCAGCCCCGCCCGCTGTCCCGGGTCCGGGCCGGCAGCCACGTGTACGGGACCGGCTCGCCGGGGCCGGACGGCTCGCGGACGGCCACGCCGACCTCCACCGTGATCTCCGTCGCGGCCGGCTCCGGCCCGGTGGTGTGCACCAGCTCCAGGACCGCCCCGCGGGTCAGCGGCAGCCGGGTGGAGTGCAGCCCGATGACCACCGGCGCGGTCAGGGCGCCCTCGACCAGCAGGCTGGAGCCGCCGCGCCAGGCGTTCGCGAAGTCCAGGGTGACCGAGGGGCGCGCCCCGGTGGTGTCCACCGCCCAGCGGCGGCCCGGCAGCCGGTCCTGGAGCCCCAGGTGGTTCCAGGGCGTGTCGGAGACGGCCTTGCCGTCCTCGTACCAGCGCAGCCCGTGCCCGGTGTTGAAGGAGCAGGCGAAGGGGAGCCCGGTGACGGTGGACCGGTCGGCGACGACGGTGGCCGGCGCCCGCCAGCGGGCCCCGGGCGCGGGTCGGGCCGGGTCCAGGGACTCGCCGGTCCAGAACCGGTCGTCGGCGCGGTGGAAGGCCCCGGGGGAGCGGTCGGCGAGGTGGTTGCGGGTCCACTCGGGCCGGTAGAAGCCGTAGCTGACGACGTGGTCCCGCCCGCGCGGGACGATCGCGTCCCAGTCGACGACCGAGTCCCAGCCGCGGGACTCGGTGTCCACCGCGGCCCACAGGTCGTGGCGGGAGCGGCCGAGGCGTTCGGCGAGCGCGCCGGAGGCGCCCAGGGAGTCCGGGGTCCAGCGGAAGTCCACGAACATCGTGTCCGAGACCGCCCCGGCCCGGTCCTCGAAGAACTCCTGGTTGAGCGCGTTGAGGGCGCCCTGCCAACCCACCCGGCCGGTGCTGTTCATGGCGTCGTACCAGGTGATGCGCAGTCCGTGGGGCTCGCCGGCCGCCCGCAGGGCGTGCAGGAACTCCCGCATCCGGGTGGCGAGCGCGCTGTCCCCGCCGTCGGTCTCGGCGTTCACGAACCAGCCGTCGAAGCCGTAGGTCCGCGCCACCCGGACGAGCTTGTCGGCGATCGGGAAGCGGCCGAGGGAGTCCCGCCGTACCAGGTCGCGGGTCCACCGGAGGTCGCCGCCGTAGGCGACGGGCGGCAGGAACACGTTGCCCAGCACCCGGACCCCGTTGCGGTGGGCGGCGTCGACCACGGGTGCGTTCGGCGCGAGCACGATGCCCTCGCCCGCGGAGCCGCCCCAGAAGACCAGCTCGTCGATGTACGCCCAGTGCGTGAGCGCGTAGTGGTCGGCGGTCGGGGAGCCCTGGGACGGGTTCCCGGCCGTGGGCCCGAAGGAGACCAGGGAGGCGATACGGGCCTGGCCGGCGCGGGCCTCCCGGTTGGCCGGGACCGGGGTGAACCGCTCCGCCAAGGGCACGGTCGAGGTGTCGTGGGCCAGATCGGGGTCGCCCTCGGGGGTCCACCGGCTGAGCGAGCGCCACACGATCCCGGGGCCGGGGGTCCCCGACGGGACGGAGTCCGGGAACCAGTACGAGGCGTACGGGGCCAGGTCGGCCGGGGCAGGGGCCGTGGCGGGCGCTCCCACGGGTAAGGGCACGGGCGCGGGCGCGGCGGCGGCACGGGCGCGGCCCGCCAGGCCCAGCAGCACGGCGGCCCCGGCCCCGGTCACCAGCACCCTGCGCCGGGTCGGCCGTACCGCGGCGGGCGGCGTACGCGGATCGACGACGTCGTCGGTCTCTGGCATGCGGGGCTCCTCACGAAGGGATCGGGGGACCGGGGGATCGGCCGGTCAGGTCACGTCGTGCACGCGCAGCACCTCGGTGATGCCGCGCGCGGCCAGATGGGCGGGGTCCGCGGCGCGCTCCGCGAGGACCACCGCGGGGCGCACCCCCTGGGCCGTCAGCGAGGCCCAGGCTTCGAAGAACGCGCCGCCCGGGGCGCACACCGAGCGCCCCGGAGCCTCCAACGCCCCGCCGACGTCCACGGCGAGCGCGGTGGACCGCGGGGCCGGGCGGTGCGCGCGGCCCCGCCACCGCGCCGCGATCCGGGCGACGGCTGCACCGGCCGGTTTGGTCCGGCGGTCGTTGGCGAGCAGACCGAGGCCGTACTCCAGCTCCGGGAAGTCCGCGAGCTCCCGCGACACGTCGTGCGAGCACCACCAGGTCACGCCCCACAGGTCCGGGCAGTCCAGGGCGTTCGCGACGGTGGCCTCGGCGAACCGCGCCGCGTGCTCGGGCGGGATCAGCGGCGCCGGGGCGCCGACCTCCTGGAGCCACACCGGGCGGCGCGGGTCCAGGGACCAGGCCTTGGAGAGCTCGATCAGGTACGCGGCATGGTGCTCGGTCGCCGTCCCGCTCCGGCCGTGGCGCTGCGCGGTGCCGTTGAACACCCAGGAGTGCACGGCGGTGGCCCCGCCCAACCGGGCCGCATGAGCCGGGGTGAAGGGGTGCCCGTCCTGGTACCAGGCCGCGTCGTACTCGGCGTGCAGATGCAGCCGTCCCGGCGCTCCCGCCTCGCACGCGGCGAGCATCCGCTCCAGCCAGCGGGCGGCCTGGTCAGGGGTGATCCGGTCGGGGTCGGGGTGCGGCGCGCCGGAGAACTGGTTGATCTCGTTGCCGACCGTCATGCCCAGGAAGTTCGGCCGGTCGGCGAGGGCCGCGGCCAGCGTGCGCAGGTACTCCTCCTGCCCGGCGACCACGTCCGGGTCGGTGAAGATGCTGCGCCGGTGCCAGGTCCGGGTCCAGGCGGGCAGGAAGTCGAAGCTCGACACGTGCCCCTGCAGGCCGTCCACGTTGACGTCGAGCCCGCGCTCGGCGGCCGCGTCGGCGAGCGCGACGAGCTGCTCCACGGCGCGCGGCCGGATCAGCGTCCGGTTCGGCTGGAACACCGGCCACAGCGGGAAGACGCGGATGTGGTCCAGCCCGAGCGCGGCGATCGAGTCGAGGTCGGCCCGCACCTCGTCGAGGTCGAAGTCCAGCCAGTGGTGGAACCAGCCGCGGGCCGGTGTGTAGTTGGCGCCGAAGCGGAGCGCGTCATCGGGCACAGGGCGTCCTGGAGTCCTGGAGGAATTCACCGGATGCGCCACAACCTGCCGGTGCGGATGAGGAAAGTCAACAGGGCCCCCGACCATGTACTTATGCGCTTCAGCCCAGTTGACACAAGGGTTCTGCGCGAAGAGTCTGAGGTAACTAATGCGCTTTAGTTGTGCCCGGGTGCAAGGAACTGCGTGGAAATGGACAGCGGTATTTCGGTCACGCCGGTCATCGCCGCCACCCGCCCGCTCGGGCATGCCGCTGCGGGAGACGCCCCTCCCGGAAGCGACCGGATCGTCATGGAAGCGGCCTGTCAGGGCAGGATCGCGTACGGTCCGGCCATTGCCGTCCGTATTCCGCCACGTGTGACGCACCCGAAGGACGAATGAGGCAGGCATGGCCCGCAGACCCACGATCAAGGACATCGCCCGGCAGGCCGGTGTGTCGGAGAGCGCGGTCTCCTTCGCGCTCAACGACCGGCCGGGCGTCTCGCAGGACACCCGGGCCCGGATCCGGCGCGTCGCCGAGGAACTCGGCTGGCAGCCCAACAGCGCGGCCCGGGCCCTGTCCGGCGAACGCTCCGGGGTTGTCGGCCTGGTCCTGGCCCGGCCCGCGCACACGCTCGGCGTCGAGTCCTTCTTCCTCCAGCTCGTCTCCGGCGTCCAGGAGGTCCTCTCCGCCGCCCGGACCGCCCTGCTGTTCCAGGTCGTCGAGGACATCGACGCCGAATGCGCGGTCTACCGCCGCTGGTGGGCCGAGCGTCGGGTCGACGGCGTCCTCGTCGTCGACCCGCGTACGAGCGACCCGCGACCGGCGCTCCTGGAGGGACTCGCCCTGCCCGCGGTCACCATCGGCGAGGCCCTGTCCCCGGACAGCGGCGCGGCCGCCGGACCCGGTGACGGGAGGGGCTCCTCCCCGGCTCACCCGGTGACCCTGTCCTCGGTCCGGGCCGACGACGCCGGCGCCATGGCCCAGGTCCTGGAGCACCTGTACGGGCTGGGCCACCGCCGGATCGTGCACGTCGCCGGACTCCCCGGCCTCGCCCACACGGTCCGCCGGATGGAGTCCCTGCGGACGGAGGCCGCGCGCCGCGGCCTCGGCCCGGACCAGGTGCGCTCGGTGGTCACCGACTACTCCGACGCCGAGGGCGCGGCGGCCACCCGACGGGTCCTCGCCGAGCCGGACCCGCCCACGGCGCTCGTCTACGACAACGACGTGATGGCCGTCGCCGGGAGCGCGGTCGCCGCCGAGCTGGGCATCCCCGTCCCGGGCCGGCTCTCGATCGTGGCCTGGGACGATTCCGCGCTCTGCCGGGTCACCCATCCCCGGCTCACCGCTCTCGTACGGGACACCGCCGGCTTCGGCCGGCTGGCCGCCGAGGAACTCCTGGCCGTCCTCGCGGGCAGCCCGCCCGGAGTGCGGATCAGCGAGCGGCCGAGGCTGGAGCCTCGCGACAGCACGGCGCCGCCCCCGGCGCATACTTAATCCTGAAACCTTCCTGGAGTCGCCATCGTGACCATTCCCAGCGCCCCGTTCCCCGCAACGCGGGCCGCCGCAGCGGCCTCCGGACCGACCGTGGCGATCGACATCGGCGGTACGAAGATCGCCGGTGCGCTGGTCCACCCCGACGGCACGATGTCGGCCACCACCCGTCGCCCGACCCCGCGCGGGGCGGACGCCGACGGGGTCAT encodes:
- a CDS encoding glycoside hydrolase 5 family protein; the encoded protein is MPDDALRFGANYTPARGWFHHWLDFDLDEVRADLDSIAALGLDHIRVFPLWPVFQPNRTLIRPRAVEQLVALADAAAERGLDVNVDGLQGHVSSFDFLPAWTRTWHRRSIFTDPDVVAGQEEYLRTLAAALADRPNFLGMTVGNEINQFSGAPHPDPDRITPDQAARWLERMLAACEAGAPGRLHLHAEYDAAWYQDGHPFTPAHAARLGGATAVHSWVFNGTAQRHGRSGTATEHHAAYLIELSKAWSLDPRRPVWLQEVGAPAPLIPPEHAARFAEATVANALDCPDLWGVTWWCSHDVSRELADFPELEYGLGLLANDRRTKPAGAAVARIAARWRGRAHRPAPRSTALAVDVGGALEAPGRSVCAPGGAFFEAWASLTAQGVRPAVVLAERAADPAHLAARGITEVLRVHDVT
- a CDS encoding amino acid ABC transporter ATP-binding protein, translated to MSGVSVTKDVQDAAGAADDLVVLSNVNKHFGALHVLQDIDLSIARGEVVVVIGPSGSGKSTLCRTINRLETIDSGTITLDGKELPSEGRELARLRADVGMVFQSFNLFAHKTVLQNVMLGQLKVRKTDQAAAKEKALSLLERVGVGTQADKYPAQLSGGQQQRVAIARALAMEPKVMLFDEPTSALDPEMINEVLEVMQQLAREGMTMVVVTHEMGFARSAANRVVFMADGKIVEEATPEQFFSNPRSDRAKDFLSKILHH
- a CDS encoding endo-beta-N-acetylglucosaminidase, encoding MPETDDVVDPRTPPAAVRPTRRRVLVTGAGAAVLLGLAGRARAAAAPAPVPLPVGAPATAPAPADLAPYASYWFPDSVPSGTPGPGIVWRSLSRWTPEGDPDLAHDTSTVPLAERFTPVPANREARAGQARIASLVSFGPTAGNPSQGSPTADHYALTHWAYIDELVFWGGSAGEGIVLAPNAPVVDAAHRNGVRVLGNVFLPPVAYGGDLRWTRDLVRRDSLGRFPIADKLVRVARTYGFDGWFVNAETDGGDSALATRMREFLHALRAAGEPHGLRITWYDAMNSTGRVGWQGALNALNQEFFEDRAGAVSDTMFVDFRWTPDSLGASGALAERLGRSRHDLWAAVDTESRGWDSVVDWDAIVPRGRDHVVSYGFYRPEWTRNHLADRSPGAFHRADDRFWTGESLDPARPAPGARWRAPATVVADRSTVTGLPFACSFNTGHGLRWYEDGKAVSDTPWNHLGLQDRLPGRRWAVDTTGARPSVTLDFANAWRGGSSLLVEGALTAPVVIGLHSTRLPLTRGAVLELVHTTGPEPAATEITVEVGVAVREPSGPGEPVPYTWLPARTRDSGRGWRTTRAGLASLAGGTAYGLAVRITALGKKPVAWRIGAVSVRDETRTRRPAPPTAPVVDASARHDGRAWVRLSWRAAAAGPGGRPRHHEVWRVLPDGTRRFLGGTCGTALYLPAVPRAGRERAAVFEVRAVDELYAVSEAARTTLVW
- a CDS encoding LacI family DNA-binding transcriptional regulator, producing the protein MARRPTIKDIARQAGVSESAVSFALNDRPGVSQDTRARIRRVAEELGWQPNSAARALSGERSGVVGLVLARPAHTLGVESFFLQLVSGVQEVLSAARTALLFQVVEDIDAECAVYRRWWAERRVDGVLVVDPRTSDPRPALLEGLALPAVTIGEALSPDSGAAAGPGDGRGSSPAHPVTLSSVRADDAGAMAQVLEHLYGLGHRRIVHVAGLPGLAHTVRRMESLRTEAARRGLGPDQVRSVVTDYSDAEGAAATRRVLAEPDPPTALVYDNDVMAVAGSAVAAELGIPVPGRLSIVAWDDSALCRVTHPRLTALVRDTAGFGRLAAEELLAVLAGSPPGVRISERPRLEPRDSTAPPPAHT
- a CDS encoding sensor histidine kinase: MRARLLPLLVILMAGTLLALGFPLAVSLAAGQQQRVVVDRIDDSARFAALAQFFIDAEGSGSTGAAERRETLGLELARYQTLYGIRAGIFYRDDNALARSPGWWQLPESREGRRAFQEALAGRRSHDPPQVWPWQTDGKLLVVSPVVLDGDVVAVVATESPTDQMRARILKGWLLIAGGLAAAMLVAFGAALKLTSWVLKPVQTLDAAAHGIATGRMNSRVAAAGGPPELQRLAHSFNEMADNVEEVLEQQRAFVADASHQLRNPLAALLLRIELLALELPEGNAEIASVRTEGKRLTQVLDDLLDLALAEHASAEISLTDIGALAAERVAAWRPYAEEKGVRLTETGRTAITGWADPIALSSALDAVIDNALKFTPTGEEVEVSVSTEGRSVLVAVADRGPGLTEDELLRVGDRFWRSGRHQNVKGSGLGLSISRALLAAGGGSLSYETNPPHGLRVTVAVPRTDPQGA
- a CDS encoding glutamate ABC transporter substrate-binding protein, translated to MKISKAAAAAAVAVALALTATACGGSKQDAASDGGASGGAKDKLVVGIKYDQPGLGLKTPDGKFTGFDVDVATYVAKELGYEPNQIEFKQAVSAERENLIANGDVKFVVATYSINDKRKEKVDFAGPYFLAHQDLLVRADDTSITKAEDLNKKKLCSVTGSTSAQNVKTKLAPEADLLELGGYSECLTGLENKKVDALTTDNSILAGYAAQEKNKGKFKLAGLSLSNENYGIGLKKGDKELQTKINAALKKMVEDGSWQKAVDANLGPANFKSEPAPQITEGS
- a CDS encoding response regulator transcription factor; amino-acid sequence: MRLLLVEDDDHVAAALSAILARHGFQVTHARNGEEALQALLPAGAPTCPQPYGVILLDLGLPDQDGYEVCGKIRKRTATPVIMVTARADVRSRIHGLNMGADDYVVKPYDTGELLARIHAVARRTGAAEEAAAPGTGTPATVRLGPVSIELPNRRVSVDGADVPLTRKEFDLLALLAQRPGVVFRREQIISEVWRTSWEGTGRTLEVHVASLRSKLRMPALIETVRGVGYRLVAPAAP